The following are encoded in a window of Gossypium raimondii isolate GPD5lz chromosome 13, ASM2569854v1, whole genome shotgun sequence genomic DNA:
- the LOC105783590 gene encoding PITH domain-containing protein At3g04780 — translation MSTAESATAINRNQVDLLDFIDWSGVECLNQSSSHPLPNALKQGYREDEGLNLESDADEQLLIYIPFTQVIKLHSIVVMGSEEDGPKTVKLFANREHMGFSNVSDFPPSDTVVLSQDNLKGKPVVVKYVKFQNVRSLTIFIEDNQSGLEITKVQKIALYGSTVETTDMKGLKKIEDH, via the exons ATGTCGACTGCTGAATCAGCTACTGCAATTAACAGAAACCAA gTTGATCTCTTGGATTTTATTGATTGGTCTGGAGTTGAATGCCTTAACCAAAGCTCCAGTCACCCTTTGCCCAATGCTCTCAAACAG GGTTATAGAGAAGATGAAGGCTTGAACCTAGAGAGCGATGCCGATGAGCAACTTCTGATTTATATCCCTTTCACTCAAGTTATTAAACTACATTCCATTGTTGTCATGGGATCCGAAGAGGATG GTCCAAAGACAGTGAAACTTTTTGCAAACAGGGAGCATATGGGGTTTAG TAATGTCAGTGACTTCCCTCCAAGTGACACTGTTGTTTTATCCCAGGATAATCTAAAG GGAAAACCTGTAGTTGTGAAGTATGTCAAGTTTCAGAATGTCCGTAG CTTGACAATATTTATTGAAGACAATCAGTCAGGTTTGGAAATTACGAAGGTTCAGAAGATTGCTTTGTATGGATCAAC